The stretch of DNA AAGTCGGCTCTTTAATGCCAAAAAACTTCCATTCTTTTTCTGGCAGCATTGATGATGCATCAAATTTTTTTTCGAATTGATTTCGTGCCGCATTTTCAATAGCAAATATCTTTGCATTCCTGCCCGCTGAATTTTGCTCAATTTGCCATTGCGCACGCGTCAAACGTCTTCTTTTGGGGCCATCTCTTGTCAAGCCAAAATTAGAGGCTACTTTTTGATAAAATTCATCTTGGAATCTTCGCATGGCCTCAATATAGGCATTATTTTGCTCGCCCTTTTTCTTGCCAATCGCAGCCATTTCAGCAGAAGCTCTTCGTCCATCATGAATGAAATCAAATTTTTCATTATCCAAAGGAACGGCATAAAAATGTAAATGCGGGTGCTCCTCATCTACGTGTTCAATTACAGACTTTAGCCGTTCGCCATATTTGTGGTGTAAATAATTTATTGTTGCAGCACGAAAATCAACCCAATCATTCATTCTTTCCGCGGGTAAACTAACCACACCGGCGAGAAGGCAAAGTCCGTCTGCGCGCATTTTTCTACCCAACGTGTCCTTTTGTTTCTCCGCCCATTGTGCCGCTAGTGCGGCCGCTTGATGTGGGCTAACACCATACAAAAAATTAGGGGGCTGCGGGTTGCTAACATGCGCACATGCTCCCGTAACGCGAGCTGCCTCATCTGCAATTTGTTGAGCGCTCCACTTTTGCTGTAATTTGGGACTTCCTGTCTTTCTTTCTTTGCGTTGCTGCTGACTACCGCGTCGCGCATACGCCTCGACGTGGATGAATTGGTATCCGGACATTTGTCTTCTCTTTAGCGTTCGAATTTCAGACTTTGTTGGAAAAAATGAGCAGTAACTGATAGGCATAGTGACAGACTATGCTTATCGCCACTTCGCTCTAATAAGCGTCGGCGCTGCGCGGCTAAAAACAAAATCATGGGGTTGGACTCAATATTGAATTTGTACTGATCAACATAAATGTTCTCCTCAATTTTTTAACTGCAGATGGCTTAATCTAGAGAGGTGTACAGCAGACGGGGCAATTGCTGTTGCAAACAAGGCCTGACTACCCCATTAGGTGGGGCAATTGTTAATCAAGCAGCCAGCTTTTGCCCCACTTGCTGGGGTAGTCTTTCATCAATTGCCCCGCTTGGTGGGGTAGGGTTTGCAATTTTTATCAAAGGTGGCATAGTTTTTCGCCAATAGCTCGGCGGACTTCGGGTGGCTGCAACATCGAGCGGTTTGCCACGATGATGGTCATCGATTCTTTGAAATGAAACTGCATACAAACTCGCACGATTTCTCCCACCCTGCCGAGTTCGAATGATCCAATCTGCGCTTTCCAATTCTTTCAGAGCTTTTGCAAGCGTGGCTTTGCTTTTCCATCCACGCGCCTGCATCAACGCCCAGCTAGGAGACAAATAGCCGTTATTATTCAAGCGCCACTGAGACAATAAATCAATCAACAGTTTGACTCCGTAGGCGCTAAGCAGCACGAACTCTGGGGATTGCAATACGCAAAGTGGGAGCGGAAAAAAAATCCCTGACTCCCGCGCAGATTTGGCATCTGCCAGCGCCACCTTCTTGCTTTTGCTCATTTATAATCGGCGCGGTAATTGATCGGGTCTGCTAACCAACGATGCAATTCGCGATTGCTATACATCGTGCAACGAATACCCAATCTGATTGGTTGCGGCGCACGGCCAATTTTGCATAATTGGCGGAATCGCTCACGACTAACTGGCGAAAATGGCGCAAATTGACGCCACCGGCTTAACCCATCGGCGGGCAAAGAATCTGGGATGGGGAGATTGGAAATGTTTGCCATTGCTGCGCCTCCTCAGGCGTTGATTTGCAATGACCGAAATTTATTTTTAAAAAAACTGTTTGTATGTACCGTTGGCTTGTTGACGTAGTGCGTTAGCTTGTTGACGTAGTACGTTTGCTTGCTGACGTACCACTTTTCGTTTCAAAAAGCGTGCTTGCCTCGCTCATTTCCCTTAGCCACCCTGCAATTGTTGTTCTTCCACGTTCTTCTGACATTCGCCAGCCAGTGGCAATTGCAAACTGCCTTACTTCATTTTCAATTGATTTGGCTGCGATCGCGGCTGATTTCCATTTACCGCTAGTAGGAATTTTCAGTTTCACTAAGCGTTCTGCCTCTCGTCGAGTCAAGAGCTTTAAACTCGATGTAGCTAAACCACCTTTCTTTTCTTTTTTAGCTTTTATTTCTGCTTTAACTTTAAGTGCATATGTTAATGCTTGATAAGCAAATTCAATGCAGGCAGCTCTGTGCTCTATTACCTCATAAATATTGTTACCTTGTTCGTTTAGCATGCCATTTGCAACATGCTCATCTCCATATCGATTGAATTCAGAATCAATAATCCACAAACCAAGTGTAACAAACTGATGGACCTTCCAAGCCTCATTTTCGTTTTTACATTCACTAGGTTTTGTGCATCCAACTACAATAGCTTTATCATCGCTATAAATTTCTCCATCCAGAGGATCATCATACCAAGTCGGGCTCAAACCACCACAATAGGAAATCCAGCGATACAAAGATTCAATAGGCCGATGCGCTGTTTTTGCCTTAGTCAAATTATTTGGAAAATGCAGATGTTTAATTCCATTGTTTTCTAAAGTTCGCCACAAATACTCGCCCATTTCTTTTTTTATGTGAAATGCTGTTGAATTTTTTGGTAAAAGATTATTTAGCTCATCTTTTAAAAAAATGACGTGCTGGCATGAGCGTTTAAGCATAAAGTATCCAATTTTCAGCATGAAACTTATTTTAGTTAAACAACAGCTAAAGATTTATTATGCAATTTTTAGCTGAAATACTTTTGCTCCTGCCTTGATGGCCTCAAGGTAATTACCCCATTGCTGCATCATTAATGCACGTTGCGATAAATATTTTGCGTGGTTATAAGCCGAAGAAACTGAATTGCGAGGTGAATGAGCCAATTGCAATTCAATATGCTCGTGTGTAAAACCTTGTTCATGCAAAATCGTGCTGGCAATGCCGCGAAAACCATGTCCAGTCATGCGACTGTGATAACCCATGCGGTACAAGGCATACAGGATCGTGTTATTGCTCATTGATTTGCTGTTGCTACGCTCGCTGGGAAACAGTAAAGCAAGGCCACCCGAGATGATTTTGATTTGCTGAATGATTGCCAACGCCTGTTCGGTTAGCGGCACGATATGCGGCGTGTCCATCTTCATCCGTTCTGCAGGGATGCGCCATTGCTTGGCTTCGAAATCAAATTCCGCCCAGCGAGCACCAATCAGTTCACTGGTACGGACAAAAGTATGCGCCATCAGCTGCAGCGCCAGTTTAGTGAGAAGCTGGCCGTCGTATTCGTCAATCTTACGTAGTAGTTCCGGTAGCTCTTTGGCATCCAGTCTGGCGTAGTTGGTTTTTTTTCGTGCTTTCAGAGCGTCGGCAGGTTTGATGTCGGCGGCGGGATTGCGCTC from Chitinibacter fontanus encodes:
- a CDS encoding tyrosine-type recombinase/integrase, with amino-acid sequence MKLTDPVIKAAKPQEKPYSLADGEGLAVYVQPTGAKWWRYRYRFANKAKMVSLGVYPDVTLRAARVERDRLQALLKQGVDPSQNRQEEKLFAKIAAENSFEAVARRWWDNWKEVRTERHAHYVMRRLEADVFPVIGNRPVTEISAPLLLMTVKKIEARGALDIAKRALETCGQILRYAVAHGLAERNPAADIKPADALKARKKTNYARLDAKELPELLRKIDEYDGQLLTKLALQLMAHTFVRTSELIGARWAEFDFEAKQWRIPAERMKMDTPHIVPLTEQALAIIQQIKIISGGLALLFPSERSNSKSMSNNTILYALYRMGYHSRMTGHGFRGIASTILHEQGFTHEHIELQLAHSPRNSVSSAYNHAKYLSQRALMMQQWGNYLEAIKAGAKVFQLKIA
- a CDS encoding helix-turn-helix transcriptional regulator, whose amino-acid sequence is MANISNLPIPDSLPADGLSRWRQFAPFSPVSRERFRQLCKIGRAPQPIRLGIRCTMYSNRELHRWLADPINYRADYK
- a CDS encoding plasmid recombination protein; translation: MSGYQFIHVEAYARRGSQQQRKERKTGSPKLQQKWSAQQIADEAARVTGACAHVSNPQPPNFLYGVSPHQAAALAAQWAEKQKDTLGRKMRADGLCLLAGVVSLPAERMNDWVDFRAATINYLHHKYGERLKSVIEHVDEEHPHLHFYAVPLDNEKFDFIHDGRRASAEMAAIGKKKGEQNNAYIEAMRRFQDEFYQKVASNFGLTRDGPKRRRLTRAQWQIEQNSAGRNAKIFAIENAARNQFEKKFDASSMLPEKEWKFFGIKEPTYTADEVVSLLSNAHKIGMKSGVAHVTSVTMNKLDSGIEEKEGQLREISRLKKELDGAKNSLRRIEEVISPEELQVKFNELNLRRENERNVALETMQNRANKYLQSFLIKHNSDEKIYSGVIRMAPQQDDTPFV